From the Burkholderia glumae LMG 2196 = ATCC 33617 genome, one window contains:
- the radA gene encoding DNA repair protein RadA yields MAKQKTVYVCTACGGQSPKWQGQCPACHAWNTLLESAAETPSSHRFQALAKSAPVQRLADIDAADVPRFTTGIGEFDRVLGGGLVAGGVVLIGGDPGIGKSTLLLQSLAQLASQRRALYISGEESAAQIALRAQRLALLDHGGDAADLKLLAEIQLEKIQATIDAERPDVAVIDSIQTVYSDALSSAPGSVAQVRECAAQLTRIAKQSGTAIIMVGHVTKEGALAGPRVLEHIVDTVLYFEGDTHSSYRLVRAIKNRFGAVNELGVFAMTERGLRGVANPSALFLSQHEEVVPGSCVLVTQEGSRPLLVEVQALVDTANVPNPRRLAVGLEQNRLAMLLAVLHRHAGIACFDQDVFLNAVGGVKITEPAADLAVLLAIHSSMRNKALPKGLIVFGEVGLAGEIRPSPRGQERLREAAKLGFTMALIPKANAPKQPIEGLTVMAVERIEQAIDRVRGLE; encoded by the coding sequence ATCGGCTGCCGAGACGCCGTCCTCGCACCGCTTCCAGGCGCTCGCCAAGAGCGCGCCGGTGCAGCGCCTGGCCGACATCGACGCGGCCGACGTGCCGCGCTTCACGACCGGCATCGGCGAGTTCGATCGCGTGCTCGGCGGCGGGCTGGTGGCGGGCGGCGTGGTGCTGATCGGCGGCGACCCCGGCATCGGCAAGTCCACGCTGCTGCTGCAGTCGCTCGCGCAGCTCGCGAGCCAACGGCGCGCGCTCTACATCAGCGGCGAGGAATCGGCCGCGCAGATCGCGCTGCGCGCGCAGCGGCTCGCGCTGCTCGACCATGGCGGCGACGCGGCCGACCTGAAGCTGCTGGCCGAGATCCAGCTCGAGAAGATCCAGGCCACGATCGACGCGGAGCGCCCCGACGTGGCCGTGATCGATTCGATCCAGACGGTCTATTCGGACGCGCTGTCGTCGGCGCCGGGCTCGGTCGCGCAGGTGCGCGAGTGCGCGGCGCAGCTCACGCGCATCGCCAAGCAGTCCGGCACCGCGATCATAATGGTCGGTCACGTCACGAAGGAGGGCGCCCTGGCCGGCCCGCGCGTGCTCGAGCACATCGTCGACACGGTGCTGTATTTCGAGGGCGACACGCATTCGTCGTACCGGCTGGTGCGCGCGATCAAGAACCGCTTCGGCGCCGTCAACGAACTCGGCGTGTTCGCGATGACCGAGCGCGGCTTGCGCGGCGTGGCGAACCCGTCCGCGCTGTTCCTCTCGCAGCACGAGGAGGTGGTGCCCGGCTCCTGCGTGCTGGTCACGCAGGAGGGCTCGCGGCCGCTGCTGGTGGAGGTGCAGGCGCTCGTCGACACCGCCAACGTGCCGAATCCGCGCCGGCTCGCCGTCGGGCTCGAACAGAACCGGCTGGCCATGCTGCTGGCCGTGCTGCACCGCCACGCGGGCATCGCCTGCTTCGATCAGGACGTGTTCCTGAATGCGGTGGGCGGCGTCAAGATCACCGAGCCGGCGGCCGATCTGGCGGTGCTGCTGGCGATCCATTCGTCGATGCGTAACAAAGCGTTGCCGAAGGGTCTGATCGTATTCGGCGAAGTGGGGCTGGCCGGCGAGATCCGGCCGTCGCCGCGCGGCCAGGAGCGCCTGCGCGAGGCCGCCAAGCTGGGCTTCACGATGGCCCTGATTCCCAAGGCCAACGCGCCCAAGCAGCCGATCGAGGGGCTCACCGTGATGGCCGTCGAGCGCATCGAGCAGGCCATCGACCGCGTGCGCGGCCTCGAGTGA